The following are encoded together in the Brassica napus cultivar Da-Ae chromosome A9, Da-Ae, whole genome shotgun sequence genome:
- the LOC106368533 gene encoding protein transport protein SEC31 homolog B has translation MACIKGVGRSASVALAPDAPYMAAGTMAGAVDLSFSSSANLEIFKLDFQSDDRELTLVGEIPSSERFHRLAWGKNGSGSEEFSLGLIAGGLVDGNIDLWNPLSLIGSQSALVGHLSIHKGPVRGLEFNALAPNLLASGADDGEICIWDLAKPSEPSHFPLLKGSGSATQGEISFISWNRKVQQILASTSYNGTTAIWDLRKQKPIINFADSVRRRCSVLQWNPDIATQIMVASDDDSSPTLKLWDMRNTMSPVREFTGHQKGVIAMEWCPSDSSYLLTCAKDNRTICWDTNTAEIVAELPAGNNWNFDVHWYPKIPGVISASSFDGKIGIYNIEGCSRYGAEENNFSTAPLRAPKWYKRPVGASFGFGGKLVSFHAKAPPKGASSIPSEVFLHSLVTEQSLVSRTSEFETAIENGDKTSLRGVCEKKSEETESEEEKETWSLLKIMFEEEGTTRTKLISHLGFSLPSVEKDHAVDGLSSDLNGIGLEDTAPEPVKINEAAAFAMDNGEDFFDNFPSKPDTPVSTSSKDFMLPETDSSAKVEETQEIPEEEEEDSDKVFDDAIQRALVVGNYNEAVDQCISANKMADALVIAHVGGTSLWESTREKYLKTSGAPYMKIVSAMVNNDLTSLIYTRSLKFWKETLALLCTFAQGEQWASLCDVLASKLLAAGNTLAAVFCYICAGNVDRTVEIWSRSLANDRDGRSYAELLQDLMEKTLVLALATGNKKFSASLCKLFESYAEILASQGLLTTAMKYLKVLDSGGLSPELSILRDRISLSSEPETNTAASGTQLQSTIPYNQEPTQAQPNVLSNPYDNQYQQPYTDSYVGGYVPSASHAPMQQSTMFMPHQAQPAPQPSYPPAPASNAQPSMRTTFVPSTPPALKNADQYQQPFVGFHSFTGPSNNAYPVPPAPNSYVPPGPSQVGQNLNPMMPQAVAPGAGAIGFTPMSAPGVAPRSVIGSVQPASPLTQQATPAPAAPLPTVQTADTSNVPAHQKPVIATLTRLFNETSEALGGARANPSKKREIEDNSRKLGALFVKLNSGDISKNAADKLAQLCHALDSHDFGAALQLQVLLTTSEWDECNFWLSTLKRMIKARQSVR, from the exons ATGGCTTGCATCAAGGGGGTGGGCAGATCCGCCTCCGTGGCGCTGGCTCCCGATGCTCCTTACATGGCCGCCGGAACCATGGCCGGAGCGGTGGACCTGTCCTTTAGCTCTTCCGCCAATCTCGAGATCTTCAAGCTCGATTTTCAGTCCGACGATCGCGAGTTGACGCTGGTCGGGGAAATCCCCAGCTCGGAGCGGTTCCACAGACTCGCGTGGGGGAAAAATGGATCTGGATCCGAGGAATTCTCGTTGGGCCTTATCGCCGGCGGGCTTGTCGATGGGAATATAGATCTGTGGAATCCTCTCTCTTTAATCGG ttcCCAGTCCGCACTCGTTGGACATCTATCAATTCACAAAGGACCT GTTCGTGGACTTGAGTTTAATGCACTCGCCCCAAATCTACTCGCCTCTGGGGCTGATGATGGTGAAATTTGCATTTGGGATTTAGCTAAGCCTTCGGAGCCTTCTCATTTTCCACTTCTCAAG GGTAGTGGTTCCGCCACGCAAGGTGAAATCTCATTTATATCGTGGAATAGAAAAGTTCAACAGATATTAGCATCTACCTCCTACAATGGGACTACTG CAATATGGGACTTGAGGAAGCAGAAGCCTATTATTAA CTTTGCAGATTCAGTTCGTCGCCGGTGCTCTGTTTTACAATGGAACCCTGACATTGCTACTCAGATTATGGTTGCTTCAGATGACGACAGCTCACCTACTCTCAAG CTCTGGGACATGAGAAACACAATGTCACCTGTGCGCGAGTTTACTGGACACCAAAAAG GTGTGATTGCAATGGAGTGGTGTCCGAGTGACAGTTCATATCTTCTTACCTGTGCTAAGGACAACCGAACTATTTGCTGGGACACTAATACAGCAGAG ATTGTGGCTGAGTTACCTGCTGGCAACAACTGGAATTTTGATGTTCATTGGTACCCAAAGATTCCTGGAGTTATATCAGCATCTTCATTTGACGGGAAAATTGGCATCTACAATATCGAG GGTTGCAGTCGCTATGGTGCTGAAGAGAATAATTTCAGTACTG CTCCTTTAAGAGCACCAAAATGGTATAAGCGCCCGGTTGGTGCATCTTTTGGATTTGGGGGAAAGCTTGTATCGTTTCACGCAAAGGCTCCTCCGAAGGGGGCCTCAAGCATTCCGTCTGAG GTGTTTTTGCACAGCCTGGTAACTGAACAGAGTTTGGTGAGTCGAACTTCTGAATTTGAAACCGCCATAGAAAATGGAGATAAAACTTCTCTAAGGGGTGTATGTGAGAAGAAATCTGAAGAGACTGA ATCCgaagaggagaaggagacaTGGAGCTTGCTGAAAATCATGTTCGAAGAGGAAGGAACGACAAGGACAAAGTTGATCAGCCATCTTGGCTTTAGTTTACCTTCTGTGGAAAAGGATCATGCAGTAGATGGGCTCTCGTCAGATCTGAATGGCATTGGATTAGAGGATACTGCACCTGAGCCTGTGAAAATTAACGAGGCAGCTGCATTTGCTATGGACAATGGAGAAGACTTTTTCGACAACTTTCCTTCTAAACCGGATACACCCGTATCTACATCCTCTAAAGATTTTATGCTTCCTGAGACAGATTCTTCTGCCAAAGTGGAAGAAACTCAAGAAATAccagaagaagaggaagaagattctGACAAAGTATTTGATGATGCCATCCAGCGTGCTTTAGTTGTTGGAAATTACAATGAAGCGGTGGATCAGTGTATATCTGCAAATAAGATGGCTGATGCTTTAGTTATAGCTCATGTTGGTGGTACATCATTGTGGGAGAGTACTCGTGAGAAATATTTGAAGACGAGTGGTGCGCCTTACATGAag ATTGTTTCTGCGATGGTGAACAACGATCTCACGAGCCTTATCTATACAAGGTCGCTTAAGTTCTGGAAAGAAACTCTTGCTCTTCTCTGTACT TTTGCACAAGGAGAACAATGGGCCAGCCTTTGCGATGTCCTTGCCTCAAAGTTGCTGGCTGCTGGTAACACTTTGGCTGCAGTTTTCTGCTACATATGCGCAGGCAATGTTGACAGAACAGTAGAAATTTGGTCGAGGAGCCTTGCAAACGATCGCGATGGAAGATCTTATGCCGAGCTTCTTCAA GATCTTATGGAGAAGACTCTTGTCCTTGCTTTGGCAACTGGCAACAAAAAGTTCAGCGCATCTCTATGTAAACTATTTGAGAGTTATGCTGAGATATTGGCCAGCCAAGGGCTTCTTACAACGGCAATGAAGTACTTGAAAGTTCTTGATTCTGGTGGCTTGTCACCTGAACTTTCCATATTACGCGACcgtatttctctttcttcagAGCCTG AGACTAACACTGCAGCTTCAGGCACTCAGCTTCAAAGCACCATACCGTATAATCAG GAGCCAACTCAGGCGCAACCAAACGTTCTTAGTAACCCATATGATAATCAGTATCAGCAACCATACACTGATTCTTATGTCGGAGGATATGTTCCCTCAGCTTCACATGCGCCCATGCAGCAATCAACCATGTTTATGCCTCACCAAGCTCAGCCAGCTCCGCAG CCGTCTTATCCTCCGGCTCCTGCAAGCAATGCTCAGCCATCCATGAGAACCACTTTTGTTCCTTCAACTCCCCCTGCACTGAAGAACGCAGACCAATATCAGCAGCCATTCGTTGGTTTTCATTCGTTCACG GGACCATCCAACAATGCATACCCTGTTCCCCCCGCTCCAAATTCATATGTACCTCCTGGCCCCTCACAAGTTGGGCAAAATCTTAACCCAATGATGCCCCAAGCCGTTGCTCCAGGAGCTGGAGCCATAGGATTTACGCCTATGTCAGCTCCAGGAGTTGCTCCAAGATCTGTTATAGGTTCTGTGCAACCAGCAAGTCCTCTAACGCAGCAGGCGACCCCTGCCCCTGCAGCTCCGCTACCAACTGTTCAGACTGCAGATACTTCAAACGTCCCAG CCCACCAAAAACCTGTGATAGCAACATTGACAAGGCTATTCAATGAAACATCGGAAGCACTGGGAGGCGCACGTGCAAATCCTTCCAAAAAGCGTGAGATAGAAGACAACTCAAGAAAATTAGGTGCTCTGTTTGTGAAACTCAATAGCGGAGATATCTCCAAGAATGCTGCAGACAAACTCGCGCAGCTCTGCCATGCTCTGGACAGTCATGACTTCGGTGCAGCCCTTCAGCTGCAG GTACTTCTGACGACCAGCGAATGGGATGAATGCAACTTCTGGCTGTCGACGCTAAAGCGGATGATCAAGGCCAGGCAAAGTGTGCGATGA
- the LOC106368532 gene encoding ferrochelatase-2, chloroplastic, translated as MNCPAMSASASSSRSYSTFRPRPLLPQTSHDSQRSVLHYSRLPSEVFATSPLRLLGKHSLPLRAVVTSKNISSSSGVISGDEKIGVLLLNLGGPETLDDVQPFLFNLFADPDIIRLPPLFQFLQKPLAQFISVARAPKSKEGYASIGGGSPLRHITDAQAEEISKCLSEKNVPAKVYVGMRYWHPFTEEAIEQIKTDGITKLVVLPLYPQFSISTSGSSLRLLERIFREDEYLVNMQHTVIPSWYQREGYIKAMANLIQNELGKFDSPSQVVIFFSAHGVPLAYVEEAGDPYKAEMEECVDLIMEELDKRNITNAYTLAYQSRVGPVEWLKPYTEEAITELGKKGVENLLAVPISFVSEHIETLEEIDVEYKELALKSGIKNWGRVPALGTEPLFISDLADAVVESLPYVGAMAVSNLEARQSLVPLGSVEELLATYDSQRRELPAPVTMWEWGWTRSAETWNGRAAMLAVLALLVLEVTTGKGFLHQWGILPSS; from the exons ATGAACTGCCCAGCCATGAGTGCATCTGCTTCGTCTTCCCGCTCCTACTCAACGTTTCGTCCTCGTCC GCTGTTGCCACAAACGAGTCACGATTCACAGAGATCTGTGCTGCACTACTCAAGATTACCTAGTGAGGTGTTTGCTACTTCGCCACTCCGGCTGCTCGGGAAACATTCGTTGCCTTTGAGAGCGGTGGTGACCTCAAAAAACATTTCATCATCCTCGGGGGTGATCAGTGGTGATGAGAAAATAGGAGTGCTGTTATTGAACCTTGGAGGCCCCGAGACTTTGGACGATGTGCAACCCTTCTTGTTTAACCTCTTTGCAGACCCG GATATTATAAGATTGCCGCCCTTGTTCCAGTTTCTTCAGAAGCCGTTGGCACAGTTCATATCCGTTGCAAGGGCTCCTAAAAGCAAGGAAGGTTACGCGTCGATTGGTGGTGGTTCTCCTCTTCGCCACATCACTGATGCACAG GCTGAAGAAATAAGCAAATGCCTTTCGGAAAAAAACGTCCCAGCAAAGGTATATGTTGGCATGCGTTATTGGCATCCATTCACTGAGGAAGCTATTGAACAG ATAAAAACAGATGGAATTACAAAACTTGTTGTCTTACCACTCTATCCCCAATTTTCGATATCTACTAGTGGTTCAAGCCTAAGACTCTTGGAGAGAATATTCCG AGAGGACGAGTATCTTGTGAACATGCAGCATACTGTTATACCATCCTGGTATCAGCGGGAGGGATATATAAAGGCAATGGCAAACTTAATCCAAAACGAGCTGGGAAAATTTGATTCCCCTAGTCAG GTTGTAATATTTTTCAGTGCACATGGCGTGCCTCTTGCATATGTTGAAGAAGCTGGTGATCCGTACAAGGCAGAGATGGAAGAATGCGTCGATCTGATAATGGAAGAATTAGACAAGAGAAATATAACCAACGCTTACACGCTCGCTTATCAG AGCAGAGTTGGACCTGTGGAATGGCTGAAACCATACACGGAGGAAGCCATCACTGAACTTGGTAAAAAAGGTGTTGAAAATCTTCTTGCTGTACCCATAAG CTTTGTGAGCGAGCACATTGAAACTCTAGAAGAGATAGATGTTGAGTATAAAGAGTTGGCTTTGAAATCTGGTATCAAAAATTGGGGCCGAGTGCCTGCGCTAGGAACAGAGCCTCTGTTTATATCTGACTTAGCAGATGCTGTTGTGGAAAGTCTTCCATATGTTGGagctatggcagtctcaaaccTTGAAGCTCGACAG TCGTTAGTACCGCTGGGGAGTGTTGAAGAACTATTGGCGACCTATGATTCACAGAGGAGGGAATTGCCAGCTCCAGTGACGATGTGGGAATGGGGATGGACCAGAAGCGCAGAAACATGGAACGGAAGAGCAGCAATGTTGGCAGTGCTCGCACTCTTGGTACTAGAAGTAACCACCGGAAAAGGGTTTCTGCATCAGTGGGGCATTCTGCCTTCATCTTAG
- the LOC106363671 gene encoding uroporphyrinogen-III synthase, chloroplastic: MASLLSPFPLLSLQPPYHHHHSLKKGVPCLVRDSLSSSNSIPQVVVTRESGKNKQIIKALEKRGISSLELPLIQHARGPDFDRLPSLLTDKSFDWIIITSPQAASVFLEAWKAACSPKVKVGVVGAGTARIFDEPVQASQGQLHLAFTPSKATGKVLASELPDNVGKSSSVLYPASLKASNEIEEGLSRRGFEVLRLNTYTTVPVQSVDATLLQQALSAPVLSVASPSAIRAWMNLIQNEKQWSNNIACIGETTASAARRLGFKKVYHPEQPGLEGWVDSIMEALTAHEELHRF; this comes from the exons ATGGCGTCGCTTCTGTCTCCTTTCCCTCTCTTATCTCTTCAACCaccttatcatcatcatcattcccTCAAAAAGGGGGTTCCTTGTCTCGTTCGAGATTCATTGTCTTCCTCCAATTCGATTCCCCAGGTGGTTGTTACCCGAGAAAGTGGCAAGAACAAACAAATCATCAAAGCCTTG GAGAAACGAGGGATTTCATCTTTAGAGCTCCCACTGATTCAACATGCTCGGGGTCCTGATTTCGATCGCCTTCCTTCTCTACTAACTG ATAAGAGCTTTGACTGGATCATCATAACCTCTCCACAGGCAGCTTCTGTCTTTCTCGAGGCCTGGAA GGCAGCTTGCTCTCCGAAAGTGAAAGTAGGTGTAGTGGGAGCTGGAACAGCCCGTATATTTGATGAACCAGTGCAAGCTTCACAAGGACAGCTTCATCTTGCCTTTACCCCATCTAAAG CAACTGGTAAAGTCTTGGCTTCAGAGCTTCCAGACAATGTGGGCAAAAGTTCTTCTGTCTTATACCCGGCTTCTCTAAAAGCAAGCAATGAGATTG AGGAAGGGTTGTCCAGACGTGGGTTTGAGGTTCTGAGGCTGAATACATACACAACA GTTCCTGTGCAAAGTGTAGATGCGACGCTTCTGCAACAGGCATTGTCTGCGCCTGTTCTTTCTGTAGCTTCACCTTCTGCAATCCG GGCCTGGATGAATTTGATTCAAAACGAGAAGCAATGGAGTAATAATATTGCCTGCATAGGAGAGACAACTGCTTCAGCTGCAAGACGACTGGGATTTAAAAAGGTTTACCACCCGGAGCAACCAGGGCTTGAAGG ATGGGTCGACAGCATCATGGAAGCTCTAACGGCTCACGAAGAATTACACAGATTTTAA
- the BNAA09G40450D gene encoding uncharacterized protein BNAA09G40450D yields the protein MATAAAPAVVAWTRTGTAFKSGQAQMKSEMKVSYVRGLNSYGGLKAQNNKVVSMGLPVCTEQCFANVVMSLKGRTSRGGALTSTCNAVGEIFKIAAIMNALTLVGVAVGFVLLRIEASVEEAE from the coding sequence ATGGCTACAGCAGCGGCGCCGGCGGTGGTTGCATGGACAAGAACGGGAACTGCGTTCAAGTCCGGACAGGCACAGATGAAATCGGAGATGAAAGTTTCTTACGTAAGAGGACTAAATTCTTACGGTGGTCTCAAGGCACAGAACAACAAGGTTGTCTCTATGGGATTACCAGTCTGCACCGAACAGTGCTTTGCAAACGTCGTGATGTCTCTCAAAGGACGCACAAGTCGTGGAGGAGCATTGACCTCGACCTGTAACGCGGTCGGAGAGATTTTCAAGATTGCAGCAATCATGAACGCTCTTACTCTCGTTGGCGTTGCGGTTGGATTCGTTCTCCTTCGAATCGAAGCTTCTGTTGAGGAAGCTGAGTAA
- the LOC106363670 gene encoding protein JINGUBANG-like, whose translation MFAEADSIPRAKYGNMMHSDPNLASTTTNQTEEEYGVRNSSASAVGTGMYDRMSCEGSPMMMSPWNQANPFAQTQWPNVEENLPQNGLIGSLVREEGHIYSLAATKDLLYTGSDSKNIRVWKNLKEFSAFKCNSGLVKAIVISGEKIFTGHQDGKIRVWKVSPKNQSLHKRSGTLPTLKDIFKASLKPRNYVEVKKNRTALWIKHADAISCLSLNDEQGLLYSASWDRTIKVWRISDSKCLESIPAHDDAVNSVVSTTEAIVFSGSADGTVKAWKREQKGKYTKHTLMQTLTKQESAVTALAVSKNGAAVYFGSSDGLVNFWEREKQLNYGGVLKGHKLAVLCLEVAGSLVFSGSADKTICVWKRDANIHTCLSVLTGHTGPVKCLAVEADREVSEHKDKKWIVYSGSLDKSVKVWGVSESFIDMNQIGMMHQQQQQQVISHSEPFMSEGSVSSSTGGASSHRRQ comes from the coding sequence ATGTTCGCCGAAGCGGATAGTATTCCTAGAGCAAAATATGGCAATATGATGCATTCTGATCCCAATCTCGCATCCACAACGACTAACCAAACAGAGGAAGAGTACGGCGTACGCAACAGCAGTGCATCTGCGGTCGGCACAGGCATGTACGATAGAATGAGCTGCGAAGGTTCTCCAATGATGATGTCTCCTTGGAACCAAGCGAATCCATTTGCTCaaactcaatggcccaacgtcGAAGAAAACCTACCTCAGAACGGCCTTATTGGCTCGCTTGTTCGCGAAGAAGGCCACATCTATTCTTTAGCGGCCACGAAAGATCTTCTCTACACCGGTTCCGACAGCAAAAACATACGTGTCTGGAAGAATCTGAAGGAGTTTAGCGCATTTAAATGCAACAGTGGGTTGGTAAAGGCCATTGTGATTTCAGGGGAGAAGATCTTCACGGGTCACCAGGACGGTAAGATCCGCGTTTGGAAAGTATCTCCGAAGAACCAAAGCTTGCACAAACGGTCTGGAACGCTGCCTACTCTGAAGGATATTTTCAAGGCCTCTCTCAAACCGAGAAACTACGTTGAGGTGAAGAAGAACCGCACCGCGCTTTGGATCAAGCATGCAGATGCTATCTCTTGTCTGAGCCTAAATGACGAACAAGGGCTGTTGTATTCTGCGTCGTGGGATCGAACCATCAAGGTGTGGAGAATCTCTGATTCGAAATGTCTAGAATCGATCCCTGCTCACGATGATGCTGTGAACTCAGTGGTTTCGACAACCGAAGCGATTGTTTTCTCCGGATCGGCTGATGGAACGGTAAAAGCGTGGAAACGTGAGCAGAAAGGAAAATACACAAAACACACGCTCATGCAGACGTTGACTAAGCAAGAAAGTGCAGTCACTGCTTTGGCTGTGAGTAAGAATGGTGCTGCTGTCTACTTTGGTTCGAGTGATGGATTGGTGAACTTTTGGGAGAGAGAGAAGCAGTTGAACTACGGTGGTGTTTTGAAAGGACACAAGCTTGCTGTTCTTTGCCTTGAAGTTGCCGGCAGCCTTGTCTTTAGTGGATCTGCTGATAAGACAATATGTGTGTGGAAGAGAGATGCGAATATTCATACATGTCTTTCTGTGCTTACTGGTCACACAGGTCCTGTAAAATGTCTGGCGGTAGAAGCAGACCGTGAAGTGTCGGAACATAAAGACAAAAAATGGATTGTGTATAGTGGAAGTCTGGATAAGTCGGTAAAAGTTTGGGGAGTTTCAGAATCTTTCATTGACATGAACCAAATCGGCATGATGCACCAGCAACAGCAACAACAGGTCATATCGCATTCGGAGCCTTTTATGTCCGAGGGGAGTGTCTCTTCGTCCACTGGTGGAGCCAGCAGTCATCGGAGACAGTAA
- the LOC106363669 gene encoding suppressor of mec-8 and unc-52 protein homolog 2 — MSSSKSNYKEKIAAARRKEEKSEDSDSFKYRDRAKERRENQNPDYDPSELGSFHAVAPPGAVDIRAADALKLSIENSKYLGGDVEHTHLVKGLDYALLNKVRSEIDKKPDTEDDGGGGKASAPKEDQRVTFRTAAAKSVYQWIVKPQTIIKSNELFLPGRMTFVYDMEGGYTHDIPTTLYRSKADCPLPDELVTVNVDGSVLDRIAKIMTYLRLGSTGKVLKKKKKEKDGKGKTSTIAHGYDEDNNQSKAENGSKNIIQREVLPPPPPPPLPAGINHMDSSNKEEVPPVARAEENDIFVGDGVEYTVPGKDLTLSPISEDMEESPRDKEKVSYFAEPVYGPVQPTAGQEWQDISGYGEMHTQGLAAEYPREWQDYQYAEQTGYQEQYLQPGMEGYVAQPEMDILQDPQLMSQEEKDRGLGSVFKRDDQRLQQLREKDAREKDPTFVSESYSECYPGYQEYNHEVVGSDEEADLSKMDMGGKAKGGLHRWDFETEEEWEKYNEQKEAMPKAAFQFGVKMQDGRKTKKQNRDQKLNNELNKINKIMTRKKMEKEGGDVASLDAYDSQTPKRSKH, encoded by the exons ATGAGTTCTTCGAAATCTAATTACAAGGAAAAGATTGCTGCTGCTCGTCGGAA GGAGGAGAAATCAGAAGATTCCGATAGTTTTAAGTACAGAGACCGTGCTAAGGAACGAAGGGAGAATCAAAATCCGGATTACGATCCCTCCGAGCTCGGCTCTTTCCACGCCGTTGCTCCTCCCGGCGCTGTTGATATCCG TGCTGCCGATGCACTTAAGCTCTCTATAGAGAACAGCAAGTATCTTGGAG GTGATGTTGAGCATACGCATTTGGTTAAGGGGTTGGATTATGCTCTGCTGAACAAAGTTAGGAGCGAGATTGACAAGAAGCCTGACACTGAagatgatggtggtggtgggaaggctag TGCGCCTAAGGAGGATCAACGAGTTACTTTCCGTACTGCAGCTGCAAAG TCGGTTTACCAGTGGATTGTCAAACCTCAAACTATCATCAAGTCTAATGAGCTCTTCCTTCCCGGCAGAATGACTTTTGTTTATGATATG GAGGGCGGCTATACCCATGACATACCGACCACGTTGTATCGGAGTAAAGCTGACTGTCCATTACCAGAC GAACTTGTGACTGTCAATGTTGATGGTTCTGTGCTTGATCGAATTGCTAAAATCATGACATACCTTCGCCTTGGATCCACGGGGAAAGTtctcaagaagaaaaagaaagaaaaagatggcAAAG GAAAGACGTCAACTATTGCGCATGGATATGATGAAGACAATAATCAGTCTAAGGCTGAGAACGGATCTAAGAACATTATTCAAAGGGAAGTTttacctcctcctcctccgccgccatTACCCGCTGGGATTAACCATATGGATTCGAGTAACAAAGAAGAAGTACCCCCTGTTGCCAGGGCAGAGGAAAATGACATATTTGTTGGTGATGGCGTCGAATACACTGTTCCCGGTAAAGATTTGACGCTGAGTCCTATTTCTGAGGACATGGAAGAATCTCCCAGGGATAAGGAGAAAGTCTCTTATTTCGCTGAGCCAGTGTATGGTCCAGTACAGCCAACTGCTGGTCAAGAATGGCAAGATATTAGTGGATATGGTGAAATGCATACTCAAGGACTGGCTGCGGAGTATCCGAGAGAGTGGCAGGATTACCAATACGCAGAGCAAACTGGGTATCAAGAGCAGTACCTACAGCCTGGAATGGAGGGTTACGTTGCCCAACCAGAAATGGATATTTTACAAGATCCTCAACTAATGTCTCAGGAAGAGAAAGATAGGGGTTTGGGATCAGTGTTCAAGCGTGATGACCAAAGGCTTCAACAGTTGAGGGAGAAAGACGCACGGGAGAAAGATCCAACTTTTGTCTCCGAGAGTTATTCAGAGTGTTACCCGGGTTACCAAGAGTACAACCATGAGGTTGTCGGTAGCGATGAAGAAGCTGATTTGTCTAAAATGGACATGGGCGGAAAG GCAAAAGGGGGTTTACATCGATGGGATTTTGAGACTGAAGAGGAATGGGAAAAATATAATGAGCAGAAGGAAGCGATGCCAAAAGCAGCGTTCCAGTTTGGGGTAAAGATGCAAGACGGTAGAAAGACAAAGAAGCAGAACCGTGACCAGAAACTTAACAACGAGCTTAACAAGATCAATAAAATAATGACGagaaagaagatggagaaggaGGGTGGGGATGTTGCTTCTTTGGATGCCTACGATTCACAGACTCCCAAGAGATCCAAGCATTga
- the LOC125578521 gene encoding abasic site processing protein YoqW-like: MCGRARCTLRPEDVRRACHRHGSPAHFLHLECYRPSYNVAPGSYMPVLRRDKDGVAVHCMKWGLVPGFTKKTDKPDFFKMFNARSESIAEKASFRRLLPKNRCLVAVDGFYEWKKEGSKKQPYYIHFKDERPLVFAALFDSWQNSGGETLYTFTILTTASSSALDWLHDRMPVILGDKDSVDTWLDDPSTSKLQPLLAPYEKSDLVWYPVTSAIGKLSFDGPECIQQIPLKASQNSLISKFFSAKQPKTEERDKETIPAGPKEEPILEGVLVSDSNDEIKQVDEEKAEPLVGDSSAVASPPESVKKEGESVETGGLELTGKSSGRKRDYELFSAQEKPWKQQQSVVVRMQDDKSCGKHGRKKQGKGNSKERQSTLHFFFDEK, from the exons ATGTGCGGCAGGGCTCGCTGTACTCTGAGACCTGAAGATGTCCGCAGGGCTTGTCACCGTCATGGCTCTCCTGCCCATTTTCTTCATCTTGAATG TTATCGTCCTTCTTACAATGTTGCGCCTGGATCTTATATGCCGGTTCTACGGAGAGACAAAGATGGTGTTGCTGTTCACTGTATGAAGTGGGGATTAGTCCCTGGCTTCACTAAGAAAACTGATAAGCCTGATTTCTTCAAAATG TTTAATGCTCGGTCTGAATCGATAGCTGAGAAAGCATCTTTTCGTCGATTGCTTCCAAAGAATAGGTGCCTTGTTGCAGTTGATGG GTTCTATGAGTGGAAAAAGGAAGGCTCAAAAAAGCAACCCTACTACATCCATTTTAAGGATGAGAGGCCTTTGGTCTTTGCTGCTCTTTTTGATTCTTGGCAGAACTCAGGAG GTGAGACACTTTACACCTTCACGATTCTGACAACCGCTTCCTCGTCAGCCTTGGATTGGCTCCATG ACAGAATGCCAGTAATACTGGGAGACAAGGATTCAGTCGATACATGGTTAGATGATCCCTCAACGTCGAAACTGCAGCCATTACTTGCACCTTATGAAAAATCGGATTTG GTATGGTATCCAGTAACCTCTGCAATTGGTAAACTATCTTTTGATGGACCAGAGTGTATTCAACAG ATACCGTTAAAGGCCTCACAAAACAGCTTGATCTCCAAGTTTTTCTCAGCAAAGCAGCCCAAAacagaagaaagagacaaagaAACCATCCCAGCTGGTCCGAAAGAGGAACCTATACTTGAAGGGGTCCTAGTCTCGGATAGCAATGATGAAATCAAACAAGTGGATGAGGAGAAAGCCGAACCATTAGTTGGAGATAGCTCAGCCGTTGCATCTCCTCCTGAATCTGTAAAGAAGGAAGGTGAATCCGTGGAGACTGGTGGGTTAGAGTTAACCGGGAAGTCGAGTGGAAGAAAGCGAGATTATGAGTTATTTTCAGCTCAAGAAAAGCCATGGAAACAACAACAGTCTGTTGTGGTGAGAATGCAAGATGATAAAAGCTGTGGGAAACACGGAAGGAAGAAGCAAGGAAAAGGAAACTCCAAGGAGAGGCAGTCTACGTTACATTTCTTTTTCGATGAGAAATAG